From Medicago truncatula cultivar Jemalong A17 chromosome 7, MtrunA17r5.0-ANR, whole genome shotgun sequence, a single genomic window includes:
- the LOC11439043 gene encoding inosine-5'-monophosphate dehydrogenase: MDFTPPPIEDGYAAEKLFNTGFSYTYDDLIFLPHYIDFAADEVDLSSRLSRNIPLSTPFVASPMDTVSESSMASAMAALGGIAVIHPNNTPSRQAAIVRTAKSRRVPILSEPVFVSPSAVIDSEDYFYASPFILVTDSGNSTGKFLGFVSKTNWSNRNDKGVRVSHYMEAPPGSLPWNSDLAEIEEEMNKRNGNIVALVKDEEVVDLVTKEEVERVRGYPKLVTGGSVGADGEWMVGAAIGTREQDKERLEHLVKAGVNAVVLDSSQGNSIYQLEMIKYVKKVYPELDVIGGNVVTMYQAENLIQAGVDGLRVGMGSGSICTTQEVCAVGRGQGTAVYKVSSIAYKSGVPVIADGGISNSGHIVKALSLGASTVMMGSFLAGSLEAPGAYVYQNGQRVKKYRGMGSLEAMTQGSDQRYLGDTAKLKIAQGVVGAVKDKGSVLKFIPYTMQAVRQGFQDIGANSLQSAHDLLRSRVLRLEVRTGAAQVEGGIHGLVSYEKKYF; the protein is encoded by the exons ATGGATTTCACTCCTCCGCCAATCGAAGACGGTTACGCGGCGGAGAAGCTTTTCAACACCGGTTTCTCTTACACCTACGATGACCTCATCTTCCTCCCTCACTACATCGACTTCGCTGCTGATGAAGTCGACCTCTCCTCCCGTCTCAGCCGCAATATCCCCCTTTCAACTCCCTTCGTCGCTTCTCCTATGGACACCGTCTCCGAATCCTCCATGGCTTCTGCCATGGCTGCACTTGGTGGAATCGCTGTTATTCATCCTAACAACACTCCTTCACGTCAGGCCGCTATCGTCCGGACTGCTAAGTCCCGCCGTGTGCCTATCCTCTCTGAACCGGTTTTCGTTTCTCCTTCCGCTGTAATTGATTCTGAAGATTATTTTTATGCTTCACCTTTTATTTTAGTAACAGATTCTGGTAATTCTACTGGGAAATTTCTCGGTTTTGTTTCAAAGACTAACTGGTCGAATCGAAATGACAAGGGCGTCAGAGTTTCCCATTATATGGAGGCTCCACCAGGTTCTCTACCGTGGAACTCTGACCTTGCGGAAATTGAAGAGGAAATGAATAAGAGAAATGGAAATATTGTTGCTTTGGTGAAGGATGAAGAGGTGGTGGATTTGGTGACAAAAGAGGAGGTTGAGAGGGTCAGAGGCTATCCGAAGTTGGTGACCGGAGGATCGGTTGGGGCTGATGGAGAGTGGATGGTGGGGGCGGCGATTGGGACGAGGGAACAAGATAAGGAGAGGTTAGAGCATTTGGTGAAAGCTGGTGTGAATGCTGTGGTTTTGGATAGTTCTCAAGGGaattctatttatcaattggAGATGATTAAGTATGTGAAGAAGGTTTATCCTGAATTGGATGTTATTGGCGGGAATGTTGTGACTATGTATCAAGCTGAGAATTTGATTCAAGCTGGTGTTGATGGGTTGAGAGTTGGTATGGGATCTGGTTCTATATGCACTACCCAGGAAGTTTGTGCGGTTGGGCGTGGTCAG GGAACTGCTGTTTACAAGGTCTCATCCATTGCTTATAAAAGTGGAGTTCCTGTGATTGCTGATGGTGGCATCTCAAACTCTGGTCATATTGTAAAGGCTTTATCGTTGGGAGCATCGACTGTTATGATGGGAAGCTTCTTAGCTGGTAGTCTTGAGGCTCCTGGGGCTTATGTATATCAG AATGGCCAACGTGTCAAAAAGTATAGAGGAATGGGTTCCCTTGAAGCTATGACTCAAGGCAGTGATCAAAGGTACCTTGGTGATACAGCAAAGCTTAAAATTGCCCAAGGGGTCGTTGGAGCCGTTAAAGATAAGGGTTCTGTGTTGAAGTTCATTCCATATACCATGCAAGCAGTAAGGCAAGGTTTTCAAGATATTGGTGCCAACTCTCTGCAGTCTGCACATGACCTTCTTAGATCGAGGGTGTTAAGGCTAGAG